Proteins encoded in a region of the Geobacillus genomosp. 3 genome:
- a CDS encoding alpha-N-arabinofuranosidase: MNAKKATMIIEKDFKIAEIDKRIYGSFIEHLGRAVYGGIYEPGHPQADENGFRQDVIELVKELQVPIIRYPGGNFVSGYNWEDGVGPKEKRPRRLDLAWKSVETNEIGLNEFVDWAKMAGAEVNMAVNLGTRGIDAARNLVEYCNHPSGSYYSDLRISHGYKEPHKIKTWCLGNEMDGPWQIGHKTAVEYGRIACEAAKVMKWVDPTIELVACGSSHRNMPTFAEWEATVLDHTYEHVDYISLHQYYGNRDNDTANYLALSLEMDDFIRSVVAIADYVKAKKRSKKTIHLSFDEWNVWYHSNEADKQIEPWTVAPPLLEDIYNFEDALLVGCMLITLMKHADRVKIACLAQLVNVIAPIMTEKNGPAWKQTIYYPFMHASVYGRGVALHPVISSPKYDSKDFTDVPYLESIAVYNEEKEEVTIFAVNRDMEDALLLECDVRSFEDYRVIEHIVLEHDNVKQTNSAQSSPVVPHHNGDAQLSGGKVSAMLPKLSWNVIRLGKR, from the coding sequence ATGAATGCAAAGAAAGCAACCATGATCATCGAAAAAGACTTCAAAATCGCCGAAATCGACAAACGCATTTATGGCTCGTTTATCGAGCATCTCGGCCGTGCAGTGTATGGAGGAATTTATGAGCCAGGCCACCCGCAGGCCGATGAAAACGGCTTTCGGCAGGATGTCATCGAACTGGTGAAAGAGTTGCAAGTCCCAATTATCCGCTACCCGGGCGGGAACTTTGTGTCCGGGTACAATTGGGAGGATGGAGTTGGGCCAAAAGAAAAACGGCCGCGGCGGCTGGATTTGGCGTGGAAATCGGTAGAGACCAATGAAATCGGATTGAATGAGTTTGTCGATTGGGCCAAAATGGCCGGGGCCGAAGTGAATATGGCCGTCAACTTGGGGACGCGTGGCATTGATGCGGCACGCAACTTAGTCGAATACTGCAACCATCCATCAGGATCGTATTACAGCGACTTGCGCATTTCCCATGGCTACAAAGAGCCGCATAAAATTAAAACGTGGTGCCTAGGCAATGAGATGGACGGCCCGTGGCAAATCGGCCATAAAACGGCCGTCGAGTACGGACGAATCGCCTGCGAAGCGGCCAAGGTCATGAAATGGGTCGATCCGACAATTGAACTCGTCGCCTGTGGCAGTTCGCATCGGAACATGCCGACGTTTGCGGAATGGGAAGCGACCGTTTTGGATCATACGTATGAGCATGTCGATTATATTTCTCTCCATCAATATTACGGAAATCGCGATAATGATACAGCCAATTATTTGGCGCTGTCGCTGGAAATGGACGATTTCATCCGTTCCGTTGTGGCGATCGCTGATTATGTGAAGGCGAAAAAACGGAGCAAAAAAACGATTCATCTCTCGTTTGATGAATGGAATGTCTGGTACCACTCGAACGAAGCAGATAAACAAATTGAGCCGTGGACCGTGGCACCGCCTCTGTTGGAAGATATTTATAACTTCGAAGATGCGCTTCTTGTCGGCTGCATGCTTATTACACTCATGAAACATGCGGACCGGGTGAAAATTGCCTGCTTGGCTCAATTAGTCAACGTCATTGCGCCGATCATGACGGAAAAGAACGGTCCAGCTTGGAAACAAACGATTTATTATCCGTTTATGCACGCCTCTGTTTATGGCAGAGGAGTGGCGCTGCATCCGGTTATTTCGAGCCCGAAATACGACAGCAAAGACTTCACCGATGTTCCGTACTTAGAATCCATTGCGGTTTACAATGAAGAAAAAGAAGAAGTGACGATTTTTGCGGTCAACCGTGATATGGAAGACGCGTTGTTGCTGGAATGCGATGTTCGCAGCTTTGAAGACTACCGTGTCATTGAACATATCGTTTTGGAACATGACAACGTGAAACAAACGAATTCGGCCCAATCTTCCCCGGTTGTCCCACATCATAACGGCGATGCCCAACTGTCCGGCGGGAAAGTGTCGGCCATGTTGCCGAAGTTATCGTGGAACGTCATCCGTTTAGGAAAAAGATAA